From Humisphaera borealis, the proteins below share one genomic window:
- a CDS encoding exo-beta-N-acetylmuramidase NamZ domain-containing protein, which translates to MPAHRIHANAKIPSLLLVVGVLLAGCRGGAEKASSQPLRQPLPQPEVTTRPAFDQNRMADADRAITDAIGRGEIPGAVLVVGRGDRTGGTIIYKKAYGNRAVQPASLPMATDTLFDMASLSKPMGCASSVMVLIERGRIDPNRPVATYLPEFGQNGKDKITVAQLLLHQGGLIPDNALADYQNSPAVAWEKICSLKPQTPAGTAFKYTDVGYIVLGKLVEKVSGQSLNDFARENIFEPAGMTSTGYLPPPDRKQNAAPTEQREGRWMIGEVHDPRAYLLGGVAGHAGLFSTADDTGRFCRMLLNGGTIDGRQVFKPSTVALMTRPQSLPDGTNLRTFGFDCDTAYSSPRGERFPKGVSFGHTGFTGTSLWIDPVNDSFVVLLTNSVHPNGKGKATPLRRQIGTIAAEALLGPQPGTSATATPAAESTGPVATGIDVLAQNGFAPLRGKRVALVTNQTGIDRRGRRTVDLLAAADGVKLVKLFSPEHGLFGMLDDKVSDMTDPKTGLHVYSLYGKTRKPTPEMMAGVDTLVFDIQDAGARYYTYVSTMGLCMEACAAARVTMVVLDRPNPTTGNIVDGPIADDKSLNFVGYAPIPVSHGMTVGELAKMYNLDRKIGCDLQVIEMTGWRRDLWFDQTGLTWINPSPNLRSPTQALLYLGIGQIEMTNVSVGRGTDFPFEVVAAPWIDAEKLSAALTAEKLPGLSFAPITFTPTASKFANTACFGVRISVTDRTTVEPVKLGTALAWHLRRLGGDTFEIDKVNVLLKSEATIAAIKSAKTPSEIASTWPETLAAFRATRAKYLIYR; encoded by the coding sequence GTGCCCGCACATCGAATCCACGCGAACGCGAAAATCCCGTCCCTGCTCCTGGTCGTCGGCGTGCTGCTGGCCGGCTGTCGCGGCGGCGCGGAGAAGGCTTCGTCCCAGCCTTTGCGTCAACCGTTGCCGCAGCCCGAGGTCACGACACGTCCCGCATTCGACCAGAATCGCATGGCCGACGCAGATCGCGCCATTACCGACGCCATCGGCCGGGGCGAGATTCCCGGCGCGGTGCTGGTTGTCGGTCGCGGCGACAGGACCGGCGGGACCATCATTTACAAAAAGGCGTATGGCAATCGCGCCGTCCAGCCGGCCTCTCTGCCGATGGCGACGGATACCTTGTTTGACATGGCGTCGCTGTCCAAGCCGATGGGCTGTGCCTCGTCCGTCATGGTGCTGATCGAACGCGGGCGGATCGACCCGAATCGCCCCGTCGCGACCTACCTGCCGGAGTTCGGCCAGAACGGCAAGGACAAGATCACCGTCGCTCAACTGCTGCTGCACCAGGGCGGGCTGATTCCCGATAACGCGCTTGCCGACTACCAGAACAGCCCGGCCGTCGCGTGGGAGAAGATCTGTTCCCTCAAGCCGCAGACGCCGGCCGGGACGGCGTTCAAATACACCGACGTGGGCTACATCGTCCTGGGCAAGCTCGTCGAGAAAGTCTCCGGCCAATCGTTGAACGACTTCGCCCGCGAGAACATCTTCGAACCGGCCGGCATGACATCGACGGGCTACCTTCCGCCGCCCGATCGAAAGCAGAACGCCGCGCCGACCGAGCAACGCGAGGGGCGCTGGATGATCGGCGAAGTCCACGACCCACGGGCCTACCTGCTGGGCGGCGTCGCCGGCCACGCCGGGCTTTTCTCGACCGCCGACGACACCGGCCGCTTCTGCCGCATGCTGCTCAACGGCGGCACGATCGACGGCCGGCAGGTGTTCAAACCTTCAACCGTCGCGCTGATGACGCGGCCGCAATCGCTCCCCGATGGCACCAACCTGCGTACCTTCGGCTTCGACTGCGACACCGCGTATTCCAGCCCGCGGGGCGAACGCTTTCCGAAAGGCGTCAGCTTCGGGCACACCGGTTTCACCGGTACCAGTCTTTGGATCGATCCAGTGAACGACAGTTTCGTCGTGCTGCTGACCAATTCCGTGCATCCCAACGGCAAGGGCAAGGCCACGCCGCTGCGCCGGCAGATCGGCACGATCGCCGCCGAGGCGCTGCTGGGACCGCAACCGGGGACAAGCGCAACCGCCACCCCAGCCGCCGAGTCAACCGGCCCGGTTGCGACGGGCATCGACGTACTGGCACAGAACGGCTTCGCTCCGCTCCGCGGCAAGCGCGTGGCGCTGGTGACCAACCAAACCGGCATCGACCGCCGGGGCCGCCGCACGGTCGATCTGCTCGCCGCCGCCGACGGCGTAAAGCTCGTCAAGCTCTTCTCACCCGAGCACGGCCTGTTCGGCATGCTCGACGACAAGGTGTCGGACATGACCGACCCCAAGACCGGCCTGCACGTCTACAGCCTGTACGGAAAGACGAGGAAACCAACGCCCGAGATGATGGCGGGCGTCGATACCCTCGTGTTCGACATCCAGGACGCCGGCGCCCGGTACTACACCTACGTCTCGACGATGGGTCTCTGCATGGAAGCCTGTGCGGCGGCCAGGGTGACGATGGTAGTCCTCGACCGCCCGAACCCGACGACCGGCAACATCGTCGACGGCCCGATCGCCGACGACAAATCCCTCAACTTCGTCGGCTACGCCCCGATCCCCGTCAGCCACGGCATGACCGTCGGCGAGCTGGCGAAGATGTACAACCTCGATCGCAAAATCGGCTGCGATCTGCAAGTCATCGAAATGACCGGCTGGCGGCGCGACCTCTGGTTCGATCAGACGGGGCTCACCTGGATCAACCCATCACCCAACCTCCGCAGCCCGACGCAGGCGCTGCTGTACCTCGGTATCGGGCAGATCGAGATGACGAACGTATCAGTCGGCCGGGGAACGGATTTTCCGTTCGAGGTGGTCGCCGCGCCGTGGATCGACGCCGAGAAACTCTCAGCCGCCCTGACGGCGGAGAAGCTGCCGGGCCTGTCCTTCGCGCCGATCACCTTCACCCCGACCGCCAGCAAGTTCGCCAACACCGCTTGCTTTGGTGTACGTATTTCGGTCACCGACCGCACGACGGTGGAACCCGTCAAGCTCGGCACCGCGCTCGCATGGCATCTGCGCCGCCTCGGCGGCGACACCTTCGAGATCGACAAGGTCAACGTCCTGCTCAAGAGCGAAGCGACCATCGCAGCCATCAAGTCGGCGAAGACTCCCTCGGAGATCGCCAGCACCTGGCCCGAAACCCTGGCGGCGTTTCGGGCGACACGGGCGAAGTACCTGATTTATCGATAG
- a CDS encoding sodium:solute symporter, producing MTWIDLIIIAGYLGGICMLGVMFTRRQKTTRHYFTGDRSIPAWAVAASIVATETSTVTFISVPGIAFARGGNFTFLQLAMGYIVGRIVITFLFIPRYFRGELQTVYQLLQTRFGTPARMVSASLFVVMRNIADGIRMLLTAIVLAAVYVAFVPGHDTDGGREIATVVALLLLGAVMILFTYFGGIEAVVWVEVLQLGIYLAGAIAAMWVLAANVSGGLPGAIDLGDRFAKLTVFDFSFDLAKTYTFWSGVVGGCFLTMSTHGTDQYMVQRYLCTDRPSRAGAALLASGLIVFVQFVLFLLIGVLLFAFYRPFEQAGYATSAVTTFPFASPDRVFPDFITKHLPTGLSGLVVAAIFAAALSSSLSAIAGTVVNDLYKPLKPARTDGHYLTVGKVLILVFGVIQTAVALAAIRSASSALSNVLTVAGLVNGPVLGLFLVGAMSKRIPQSAAIAGMAVSAVAMVGLWWFGGKWVAWTWYPLIGSAIVIIVAFIAMPVFSPLGRDDRRGSDSALG from the coding sequence ATGACTTGGATCGACCTCATCATCATCGCCGGCTATCTCGGCGGCATCTGCATGCTCGGTGTGATGTTCACCCGCCGGCAGAAGACGACCCGCCATTACTTCACCGGCGACCGCTCCATTCCCGCCTGGGCGGTCGCCGCTTCGATCGTCGCCACCGAGACGTCCACCGTTACCTTTATCTCCGTCCCAGGCATTGCCTTCGCGCGTGGCGGGAACTTCACCTTCCTGCAACTGGCGATGGGCTACATCGTCGGGCGGATTGTCATCACGTTCCTGTTCATCCCCCGCTACTTTCGCGGCGAGCTACAGACCGTTTACCAGCTTCTGCAAACCCGCTTCGGTACGCCGGCTCGCATGGTCTCGGCGTCGCTCTTCGTCGTGATGCGCAACATCGCCGACGGAATCCGCATGCTCCTGACGGCGATCGTTTTGGCCGCGGTATATGTGGCGTTCGTTCCCGGTCACGACACCGACGGCGGACGCGAGATCGCGACCGTCGTGGCACTGCTGCTGCTTGGTGCGGTCATGATCCTCTTCACCTACTTCGGCGGGATTGAAGCCGTTGTCTGGGTGGAAGTGCTGCAACTGGGCATCTACCTCGCCGGCGCGATCGCCGCGATGTGGGTACTGGCCGCCAATGTCTCGGGAGGCCTGCCGGGCGCGATCGATCTCGGCGACCGGTTCGCCAAGCTGACCGTGTTCGACTTCAGCTTTGACCTGGCCAAAACCTACACATTCTGGTCCGGCGTCGTCGGCGGGTGCTTCCTGACAATGTCCACCCACGGCACCGACCAGTACATGGTTCAGCGATATCTCTGCACCGATCGTCCGTCCCGCGCCGGCGCGGCGCTGCTGGCCAGCGGCCTGATCGTGTTCGTGCAGTTTGTTCTGTTCCTATTGATCGGCGTTCTGCTGTTCGCGTTCTATCGTCCATTCGAGCAGGCCGGCTACGCCACGTCCGCCGTGACAACATTCCCGTTCGCGTCGCCCGATCGCGTGTTCCCCGACTTTATCACCAAACATCTGCCGACAGGGCTGTCAGGCCTGGTGGTGGCGGCGATCTTCGCGGCCGCGCTGTCGTCGAGCCTCTCCGCGATCGCCGGCACCGTGGTCAATGACCTTTACAAGCCACTGAAACCCGCCAGGACGGACGGTCACTATCTGACCGTCGGCAAGGTGTTGATCCTGGTGTTCGGCGTCATTCAGACCGCCGTCGCGCTGGCGGCGATCAGGTCAGCCAGCAGCGCCCTCAGCAATGTGCTGACCGTCGCCGGCTTGGTGAACGGCCCGGTGCTCGGTCTATTCCTGGTCGGGGCGATGAGCAAGCGCATCCCCCAGTCCGCCGCGATCGCCGGGATGGCGGTCAGTGCGGTCGCGATGGTCGGGCTCTGGTGGTTCGGGGGGAAGTGGGTGGCGTGGACGTGGTATCCGTTGATCGGCAGTGCGATCGTCATCATCGTGGCATTCATTGCGATGCCGGTCTTCTCGCCCCTCGGTCGCGATGATCGCCGTGGCTCTGACAGCGCTCTCGGCTGA